The Streptococcus sanguinis genome contains the following window.
GAATCCCATTTTCTCAGCCTTGGCCAATACATCCTCGATGGAGCCTACACCACGGAAGGCATCTTCTGGCAGCTTATCGTGCTTGCCATCAAGGATTTCCTTGAAGCCACGAACCGTTTCAGCTACTGGTACATAAGAACCTGGCTGGCCGGTAAACTGCTCTGCCACATTGAAGTTCTGTGATAGGAAGAACTGAATCCGTCGCGCACGTGCAACCAAAGTCTTCTCATCATCTGACAACTCATCCATACCAAGGATAGCAATGATATCCTGCAATTCATGATAACGTTGCAGAACCCTCTTAACCTCTGCAGCCACTGCATAGTGCTCTTCTCCGACAATCTCAGGAGAAAGGGCACGCGAGCTGGAAGCCAATGGATCCACGGCTGGATAAATCCCCAGCTGAACCAATTTCCGTTCTAGGTTGGTCGTAGAGTCCAAGTGAGCAAAAGCTGTCGCTGGCGCTGGGTCAGTATAGTCATCCGCTGGCACGTAGATGGCCTGGATTGAAGTAACGGAACCTTTCTTGGTTGAGGTAATCCGCTCTTGAAGTTGCCCCATTTCTGTCGCAAGTGTTGGCTGGTAACCAACGGCAGAAGGCATACGGCCCAAGAGGGCCGATACTTCCGAACCAGCCTGCGTAAAGCGGAAGATGTTGTCAATAAAGAGCAGCACGTCCTGACCTTCCACATCACGGAAATATTCCGCGATGGTCAGTCCGGTAAGAGCAACCCGCATCCGAGCTCCTGGCGGTTCATTCATCTGACCGAAGACCATAGCCGTCTTTTCGATAACGCCAGATTCTTTCATTTCCCAGTAGAGATCGTTCCCTTCACGCGTCCGTTCACCAACACCTGTGAAGACAGAAATCCCACCGTGCTCTTGGGCAATGTTATGAATCAATTCCTGAATCAGGACTGTCTTCCCAACTCCGGCACCACCAAAGAGACCGACTTTCCCACCTTTCAGATAAGGAGCTAGCAGGTCGATAACCTTGATCCCTGTTTCCAGGATTTCTGATGAAGTCGATAGTTCATCAAAGGTCGGTGCCTTCTTATGAATCGGCTGGCGCTCTGCATCCTCTGCAAAAGGCGCATCCAAGTCAATAGTGTCTCCTAGGACATTGAACACCCGGCCAAGAGTTTCCTTGCCGACCGGCACAGAAATCGGACGACCAGTATCCAAGACCTCCAAACCACGCGTCAAACCATCGGTCGACTCCATGGCAATGGTCCGCACTACACCGTCACCAAGCTCAAGAGCTACTTCAAGGACGATTTTTGATTTTTTCTCATCATTTTTATAGACTACAAGTGCATTATTTATCTCAGGTAGTTTGTCTCCGG
Protein-coding sequences here:
- the atpD gene encoding F0F1 ATP synthase subunit beta, translating into MSSGKIAQVIGPVVDVAFAAGDKLPEINNALVVYKNDEKKSKIVLEVALELGDGVVRTIAMESTDGLTRGLEVLDTGRPISVPVGKETLGRVFNVLGDTIDLDAPFAEDAERQPIHKKAPTFDELSTSSEILETGIKVIDLLAPYLKGGKVGLFGGAGVGKTVLIQELIHNIAQEHGGISVFTGVGERTREGNDLYWEMKESGVIEKTAMVFGQMNEPPGARMRVALTGLTIAEYFRDVEGQDVLLFIDNIFRFTQAGSEVSALLGRMPSAVGYQPTLATEMGQLQERITSTKKGSVTSIQAIYVPADDYTDPAPATAFAHLDSTTNLERKLVQLGIYPAVDPLASSSRALSPEIVGEEHYAVAAEVKRVLQRYHELQDIIAILGMDELSDDEKTLVARARRIQFFLSQNFNVAEQFTGQPGSYVPVAETVRGFKEILDGKHDKLPEDAFRGVGSIEDVLAKAEKMGF